From Lysobacter auxotrophicus, the proteins below share one genomic window:
- a CDS encoding glutathione S-transferase N-terminal domain-containing protein yields the protein MIDLHYWPTPNGHKITIFLEEAGLDYTIHPVDIGAGDQFKAEFLKISPNNKMPAIVDREPGDEGMHISVFESGAILAYLANKTGRFVPQDLRGRTVVSQWLHWQIGGLGPMTGQYGHFHVYAPEDIAYAKDRYRREVLRLLGVLDRQLEGREFIAGEYSIADMAAHPWINPYTKAPLDLTEFANVRRWHDAVAQRPAVKRAYALADQYGAKREMTPEMHKILFGTPANSNE from the coding sequence ATGATCGACCTGCACTACTGGCCCACCCCGAACGGCCACAAGATCACGATCTTCCTCGAGGAAGCCGGGCTGGACTACACGATCCATCCGGTCGACATCGGCGCCGGCGACCAGTTCAAGGCGGAGTTCCTGAAGATCTCCCCCAACAACAAGATGCCGGCGATCGTCGATCGCGAACCCGGCGACGAGGGCATGCACATCAGCGTGTTCGAATCCGGCGCGATCCTCGCCTACCTGGCGAACAAGACCGGCCGCTTCGTCCCGCAGGACCTGCGCGGCCGCACCGTCGTGAGCCAGTGGCTGCACTGGCAGATCGGCGGCCTGGGCCCGATGACCGGGCAGTACGGCCACTTCCACGTCTACGCGCCGGAAGACATCGCCTACGCGAAGGACCGCTACCGCCGCGAAGTGCTGCGCCTGCTGGGCGTGCTCGACCGCCAGCTGGAAGGCCGCGAGTTCATCGCCGGCGAGTACTCCATCGCCGACATGGCCGCGCACCCGTGGATCAATCCCTACACGAAGGCGCCGCTGGACCTGACCGAATTCGCCAACGTCCGCCGATGGCACGACGCCGTCGCGCAGCGTCCGGCGGTGAAGCGCGCCTACGCGCTGGCCGACCAGTACGGCGCCAAGCGTGAGATGACGCCGGAAATGCACAAGATCCTCTTCGGAACGCCCGCCAACTCCAACGAATGA
- a CDS encoding MG2 domain-containing protein produces the protein MFRKTLVVGCLAAVFCFAHLPARAQGSVPEARFTASDQLVIDFPQAVQAWDNRVGDAGVRLQPDQPRTCRWDSETRLACAFETAPKGATRYRIDLDAGLKTWDGKRLPARTLFAETARPTVRASIDEWRHGAPSITVWSSAQVAPKALQAALRLRIDGEAVALPLPTRLASERWQRGFARFRIHLPRIDGANRTLQLDVAPGLRSTEGPLPGTQEATLLKALANEPFAVRRLVCPRREGLVDAPNRGGSILARCLPGAPIRLEFSRRLPLQARDTVTRQLPAGLTVAPQRWWHSASTDGVQRAPGDWLALEAQAAHDAYALALGDLRGEDNERLAPVRIDVQTDAALPQLVAPRTAALLVSGAPSSARLKAINAGDIAIDVDGVGARARHETVHVRGMKDATVEAASSVARRTLADGGWVSWTPERTERRAGDFDGSTGPVQFAAPAFDLYTVRGVREVLVWANEWERDAAVSGADVELLLRERAEDGFRVVARGTTSKDGVALLRLPDDVVLPQNDDEPSKATWLVRARQRWHGRRAVLPLETGWSGQLGHALRRVTWGVSDRPMYRPGDTVHYRLWRRDRNGARLQAVGAEAPLTLRLHDDNEGKTITQWQAIPSAAGDIAGELRLPIHLTDGTYCIGAPGERGYGAEGACFYVGVYRAQDLWAELSVTPGVLRDGQRFTAWLRAGYYSGGTAAGIAIKNLELTIEPFGFAEAYPDYAAYRFINSDDDAYERVSIDVDAASADDTLDREGRSQLDATLPGDSNPRRPPFGMLALSTEVAPQGREGTVASDSSVLYARYPAFVGLRTLPAWPRGDAPIQLEGVVVDAAGHAMPDAAITVDVEFLSLADDDANTRRLTQCALRAGVATRCDFPRPGSGLYRFTAHSGDAAPVQLDRYLWLGGESMQADIDETALEIAAEADGATLQATLRQPFERARALFVIASHDRIEDYRVETVAGNVAQFELPRVDSPHSQVHVYVRDADLEVSDGQDDERTPVEVETADARVPTLPEPDAKPAPVSVRFEPGRTEPGMQARVVLHNDSAAERDVALSVMDDALRSLAQRWLEYANPHGASLLGALGHGGRLDPAGFGDFVDDAKWRYLLPWPEDTRGSDSGAASWNGTPLPPPPGEPPVIVDDPSPLDAPAGFNEVAGNTTLDRIEVTGSRITRAQLESREAKAPDGTLKAPEQRGNESRDAQALARVRTRFADTAAWHPDLRLAPGETRIVEVTLPDNLTRWRAVVWSSDADDGFAMTEATLETGLPLEARLQAPVRLYPGDQSRLIAHVRQTGDNATDVQAALRFEGANAPTDRQATLRLAPGGQGSFGSVIAPQEVGTITAVASASSADAHDAVAQPIEVATPRIAARKVLAGWLGDAPVELDIPTLPANASDASVHVSLQHGVAGMVEDWTRYMQAYPHRCWEQILSRAVAAALALQRGDTTWSDASAVVREAIDNAAVFQDSDGGFRYFTGAHDWSDPASKTVLTAYTVEAFAVLRSLGHPVQDAIEKNAAGFLEHVKPLAEPGESRDAATLALSRFAFAAAVRTDVEPAQLDALWRQWDRLPLSAQVATARALEGNAHAAATQAKQRLIATTAEHGGARSFRAADWQDQWMSSDLREQCNLIALLDRKPDAATAEVRRTLVAGLMDLYGGTRSVDTQSGATCLMALQRNARDAGGDTAARVELGSAQGELRLRSGERNTQWVAPLAQAGQLRIAAAPGSSGETPTGFIAELRYQEDARVAQASAIGLAIARRYAVFRSGEWQLLRGGAVREGEWIRITLAIDNSATRRFIAITDQVPGGLRPTDLSLSGVVVRDIERVSDTGSGAFATRRLDARAPKFYAETLPAGHHEVHYFALAGNGGDYLAAPAVAEPMYGGAGTARTAAARIRIVAQER, from the coding sequence ATGTTCCGCAAGACGCTGGTCGTCGGTTGCCTCGCAGCCGTCTTCTGTTTCGCCCATTTGCCCGCGCGCGCGCAGGGTTCGGTTCCCGAAGCGCGCTTCACCGCGTCGGACCAGCTGGTCATCGACTTCCCGCAGGCCGTGCAGGCCTGGGACAACCGCGTCGGCGATGCCGGTGTGCGCCTGCAGCCCGACCAGCCCAGGACCTGTCGCTGGGACAGCGAAACCCGACTGGCCTGCGCCTTCGAAACGGCCCCGAAAGGCGCCACGCGCTACCGCATCGATCTGGATGCCGGCCTGAAGACCTGGGACGGCAAGCGCCTTCCGGCACGAACGCTGTTTGCCGAGACCGCACGTCCTACGGTGCGGGCATCGATCGACGAGTGGCGCCACGGCGCGCCGTCGATCACGGTGTGGTCCTCCGCGCAAGTCGCGCCAAAGGCATTGCAGGCAGCGCTGCGCCTGCGCATCGACGGCGAAGCGGTCGCATTGCCGTTACCGACGCGGCTTGCGTCGGAACGGTGGCAACGCGGGTTCGCGCGTTTTCGCATCCACCTGCCACGGATCGATGGCGCCAACCGGACGCTGCAACTGGACGTCGCGCCTGGGTTGCGTTCGACCGAAGGCCCGTTGCCCGGCACGCAGGAAGCCACGCTTCTGAAGGCGTTGGCGAACGAGCCGTTCGCTGTGCGACGGCTCGTGTGTCCGAGGCGCGAGGGTCTGGTCGATGCGCCCAATCGTGGCGGCTCGATCCTCGCGCGCTGCCTGCCCGGCGCACCGATCCGGCTGGAGTTCTCGCGCCGGCTTCCACTGCAGGCGCGCGATACCGTCACCCGGCAGTTGCCTGCGGGGCTGACGGTTGCGCCGCAACGCTGGTGGCATTCGGCTTCGACGGACGGCGTGCAGCGCGCACCAGGGGATTGGCTTGCCTTGGAGGCGCAGGCCGCCCATGACGCTTACGCGCTCGCGCTGGGCGATCTGCGTGGCGAGGACAACGAACGCCTGGCGCCAGTGCGTATCGACGTCCAGACCGATGCGGCGCTACCGCAACTGGTGGCGCCCAGGACCGCCGCGCTGCTGGTCTCCGGCGCGCCTTCGTCTGCGCGGCTGAAGGCGATCAATGCAGGCGATATCGCCATCGACGTGGACGGCGTGGGTGCGCGCGCGCGCCACGAGACCGTCCACGTTCGCGGCATGAAGGACGCAACCGTCGAGGCCGCCTCGTCCGTCGCGCGGCGCACGCTTGCCGATGGCGGCTGGGTGAGCTGGACGCCGGAGCGAACCGAGCGGAGGGCAGGCGACTTCGACGGATCCACCGGGCCGGTGCAGTTCGCGGCCCCCGCGTTCGACCTGTACACCGTGCGAGGCGTGCGCGAGGTGCTGGTCTGGGCCAACGAGTGGGAACGCGATGCGGCGGTGTCCGGCGCGGACGTCGAACTGTTGTTGCGCGAACGTGCGGAAGACGGCTTCCGTGTGGTCGCGCGCGGTACCACCAGCAAGGACGGTGTTGCGCTGCTGCGCCTGCCCGACGATGTCGTGTTGCCGCAGAACGATGACGAACCCTCCAAAGCGACGTGGCTGGTGCGCGCGCGACAGCGCTGGCATGGCCGGCGCGCCGTCTTGCCATTGGAGACGGGTTGGTCCGGCCAGCTTGGCCACGCGCTCAGGCGCGTCACCTGGGGCGTGAGCGACCGGCCGATGTACCGGCCCGGCGATACCGTGCATTACCGGCTGTGGCGCCGCGACCGCAACGGCGCGCGACTGCAGGCGGTCGGCGCCGAGGCACCACTGACGCTGCGGCTGCACGACGACAACGAAGGCAAGACGATCACGCAATGGCAGGCCATCCCGTCGGCCGCCGGCGACATCGCCGGCGAACTACGGTTGCCCATCCACCTCACCGATGGCACGTACTGCATCGGCGCGCCGGGCGAGCGCGGCTACGGCGCCGAAGGCGCCTGCTTCTACGTCGGCGTCTACCGCGCGCAGGACCTGTGGGCCGAGCTGTCCGTAACGCCCGGCGTATTGCGCGATGGCCAGCGGTTCACCGCGTGGCTGAGAGCCGGCTACTACTCAGGTGGAACCGCCGCGGGCATCGCGATAAAGAATCTCGAGCTGACGATCGAACCGTTCGGCTTCGCCGAGGCCTACCCGGACTACGCGGCGTACCGGTTCATCAACAGCGACGACGACGCGTACGAGCGCGTTTCGATCGATGTCGACGCAGCCAGCGCGGACGACACGCTCGATCGCGAGGGACGATCGCAACTGGACGCCACGCTGCCGGGCGACAGCAACCCGCGACGCCCGCCGTTCGGCATGTTGGCGCTGTCGACGGAAGTCGCACCGCAGGGTCGCGAGGGAACCGTCGCGAGCGACAGCTCGGTGCTGTACGCGCGCTATCCGGCCTTCGTCGGCCTGCGCACTCTTCCGGCGTGGCCGCGGGGCGATGCGCCGATCCAGCTGGAAGGTGTCGTCGTCGATGCGGCGGGACATGCGATGCCCGATGCCGCCATCACGGTGGACGTGGAGTTCCTGTCCCTCGCCGACGACGACGCGAACACGCGGCGCCTGACGCAATGCGCGCTGCGCGCAGGCGTTGCGACCCGCTGCGACTTCCCGCGGCCTGGCAGCGGTCTGTATCGCTTCACCGCGCACAGCGGTGACGCCGCACCGGTGCAGCTGGATCGCTACCTGTGGCTCGGCGGTGAATCGATGCAGGCGGACATCGACGAAACCGCACTGGAGATCGCCGCCGAGGCGGATGGCGCGACGCTACAGGCGACGCTGCGCCAGCCGTTCGAGCGGGCGCGCGCGCTGTTCGTCATAGCCAGTCACGACCGGATCGAGGACTACCGCGTCGAAACGGTCGCCGGCAACGTCGCGCAATTCGAACTGCCCCGCGTGGACTCCCCGCATTCACAGGTGCACGTGTACGTGCGCGACGCCGACCTGGAGGTGTCGGACGGGCAGGACGACGAGCGCACGCCGGTGGAGGTCGAAACGGCCGATGCGCGCGTGCCGACCCTCCCGGAGCCCGACGCGAAGCCGGCGCCGGTGTCGGTTCGCTTCGAACCGGGGCGCACCGAACCGGGCATGCAGGCGCGCGTGGTGCTGCACAACGACAGCGCGGCCGAGCGCGATGTCGCGCTGTCGGTGATGGACGACGCGCTTCGCTCGCTCGCGCAGCGCTGGCTGGAATACGCCAATCCGCATGGGGCCTCGCTGCTGGGCGCGCTGGGCCACGGCGGCCGCCTCGATCCGGCGGGTTTCGGCGACTTCGTCGATGACGCTAAATGGCGTTACCTGCTTCCGTGGCCCGAAGACACACGCGGCTCCGACTCCGGCGCGGCCTCCTGGAACGGAACGCCGCTTCCGCCGCCGCCGGGGGAGCCGCCCGTGATCGTCGACGATCCTTCGCCGCTGGATGCGCCCGCGGGCTTCAACGAGGTCGCCGGCAACACGACGCTCGACCGGATCGAAGTCACCGGCTCGCGCATCACCCGCGCCCAATTGGAATCGCGCGAAGCCAAGGCGCCCGATGGCACGCTGAAGGCGCCCGAGCAGCGCGGAAACGAATCGCGCGACGCGCAGGCCCTGGCGCGCGTCCGCACCCGTTTCGCCGACACCGCGGCGTGGCATCCCGATCTGCGTCTTGCGCCGGGTGAGACGCGCATCGTCGAGGTGACGCTGCCGGATAACCTGACGCGCTGGCGTGCGGTCGTGTGGAGCAGCGACGCCGACGATGGCTTCGCCATGACCGAAGCGACGCTGGAAACCGGATTGCCACTGGAAGCGCGCCTGCAGGCGCCGGTGCGACTGTATCCGGGCGACCAGTCGCGCCTGATTGCGCACGTGCGACAGACCGGCGATAACGCGACCGACGTCCAGGCCGCACTGCGTTTCGAAGGTGCGAATGCGCCGACGGACCGCCAGGCCACGCTGCGGCTCGCACCGGGCGGGCAGGGAAGTTTCGGCAGCGTCATCGCGCCGCAGGAGGTGGGCACGATCACCGCCGTGGCGAGCGCATCTTCGGCCGACGCGCACGACGCCGTCGCGCAGCCCATCGAAGTAGCAACGCCGCGCATCGCCGCGCGCAAGGTGCTGGCCGGCTGGCTGGGCGATGCACCCGTCGAGCTCGACATCCCGACATTGCCGGCGAACGCGTCCGATGCCAGCGTCCACGTCTCCCTCCAGCACGGCGTAGCCGGCATGGTCGAGGACTGGACGCGTTACATGCAGGCGTATCCGCATCGCTGCTGGGAGCAGATCCTCAGCCGCGCGGTGGCGGCGGCGCTGGCGCTCCAACGCGGCGATACGACGTGGAGCGATGCGTCCGCCGTCGTGCGCGAGGCGATCGACAACGCGGCGGTCTTCCAGGACTCGGATGGTGGGTTCCGCTATTTCACCGGCGCACACGATTGGAGCGATCCGGCGTCGAAGACCGTCCTGACCGCGTACACCGTCGAGGCCTTCGCCGTGCTGCGCAGCCTGGGGCATCCGGTGCAGGACGCTATCGAGAAGAACGCAGCCGGGTTCCTCGAACACGTGAAGCCACTCGCCGAACCGGGCGAGTCACGTGATGCCGCCACGCTGGCGTTGTCGCGCTTCGCCTTCGCGGCGGCGGTCCGCACCGATGTCGAACCCGCGCAGCTCGACGCGCTGTGGCGGCAGTGGGATCGCCTGCCGCTATCGGCGCAGGTCGCGACCGCGCGTGCGCTGGAGGGCAATGCGCATGCGGCCGCCACCCAGGCGAAGCAGCGGCTGATCGCCACCACCGCGGAGCATGGCGGGGCGCGTTCGTTCCGAGCGGCGGACTGGCAGGACCAATGGATGAGCTCGGACCTGCGCGAGCAATGCAACCTGATCGCGTTGCTCGATCGCAAGCCCGACGCCGCGACGGCCGAGGTGCGGCGCACGCTCGTCGCGGGATTGATGGACCTGTATGGCGGCACGCGCAGCGTCGACACGCAGAGCGGCGCGACCTGCCTGATGGCGCTCCAGCGGAACGCGCGCGATGCTGGCGGCGACACGGCGGCGCGTGTCGAACTCGGCAGCGCGCAGGGCGAACTGCGGTTGCGTTCCGGCGAACGCAATACGCAATGGGTCGCGCCACTTGCGCAAGCCGGGCAGCTGCGCATCGCGGCGGCCCCTGGGTCCTCGGGCGAAACGCCCACCGGTTTCATCGCCGAACTGCGCTACCAGGAAGATGCGCGCGTCGCCCAGGCGTCGGCGATCGGGCTGGCGATCGCGCGTCGCTACGCGGTCTTCCGCAGCGGCGAGTGGCAACTTCTGCGCGGTGGCGCAGTTCGTGAAGGCGAGTGGATCAGGATCACGCTGGCGATCGATAACAGCGCAACACGCCGCTTCATCGCCATCACCGACCAGGTGCCGGGCGGACTGCGCCCGACCGACCTGAGCCTGTCCGGCGTCGTGGTGCGGGATATAGAGCGCGTGTCCGATACCGGCAGCGGCGCGTTCGCCACGCGCCGCCTGGATGCCCGCGCGCCGAAGTTCTACGCGGAAACGTTGCCCGCCGGCCACCATGAAGTGCATTACTTCGCCTTGGCCGGCAACGGTGGCGATTACCTGGCCGCGCCCGCGGTAGCTGAACCGATGTATGGCGGCGCGGGCACCGCGCGTACCGCAGCGGCGCGCATCCGCATCGTCGCCCAGGAGCGTTGA
- a CDS encoding S9 family peptidase, translating to MSVAIPAHAAPAQPATAPVKLTLEALAGDAPLSGPSLMKAKISPDGKRVTFLRGKDTNRNRLDLWAYDIASGHTAKLVDADDILPGDEVLSDEEKARRERQRIAALSGIVDYQWAPDGRSLLFPLGGELYLYDLSKTGKSAVRKLTSGEGFATDPKISPRGGFVSFVRNRNLWAIDLATGKSIQLTRDGSEVIGNGVAEFVADEEMNRHTGYWWAPDDSAIAFARIDETPVPVQKRYEVYPDRTEVVEQRYPAAGDRNVLVKLGVIQPAANAAPKWIDLGKEQDIYLARVDWRDPQRLTFQRQSRDQHLLELIEADLASGRQRVLQKETSTTWVPLHDDLRFLQDGRILWNSERSGFEHLYVLSEDGSKATALTSGEWPVDGVLAVDETAGYVYFAAGKDSPLDAQVYRVPLAGGAIERLSRSDGTHAASFAANASVYVDNWSSPTTPPQLELFRNDGTRIAALLKNDVADPQHPYARYAGAHRPIEFGTIQAADGKTPLHYSLIKPAGFDAGKRYPVVVMVYGGPASQTVKRTWAPDFNQYLAQHGFVVFSLDNRGTPRRGAAFGGALYGKQGTVEVADQLRGVEWLKSQPWIDGSRIGVYGWSNGGYMTLMLLAKASNQYACGVAGAPVTDWALYDTHYTERYMGLPKANVAGYQEARVLEHIDGLTSKLLLIHGMADDNVLFTNSTALMSALQKRGQPFELMTYPGAKHGLKGADNLHRLRLTENFFDRCLKP from the coding sequence ATGTCCGTCGCCATTCCCGCACACGCCGCTCCCGCGCAACCGGCTACCGCACCGGTCAAGCTCACGCTCGAAGCCCTCGCCGGCGACGCGCCGCTGTCCGGCCCCAGCCTGATGAAGGCGAAGATCTCACCGGACGGCAAGCGCGTGACGTTCCTGCGCGGCAAGGACACCAACCGCAACCGGCTGGACCTGTGGGCGTACGACATCGCCAGCGGCCACACGGCGAAGCTGGTGGATGCGGACGACATCCTGCCGGGCGATGAAGTGCTCAGCGACGAGGAGAAGGCGCGCCGCGAGCGACAGCGCATCGCCGCGCTCAGCGGCATCGTCGATTACCAGTGGGCGCCCGACGGCCGCTCGCTGCTGTTCCCGCTGGGCGGCGAGCTGTACCTGTACGACCTGTCGAAGACCGGCAAGTCGGCGGTGCGCAAGCTCACCAGCGGCGAAGGATTCGCGACGGATCCGAAGATCTCGCCGCGCGGCGGCTTCGTCAGCTTCGTGCGCAACCGCAACCTGTGGGCGATCGACCTTGCGACCGGCAAGTCGATCCAGCTCACACGCGATGGCAGCGAGGTCATCGGCAACGGCGTCGCGGAATTCGTCGCCGACGAGGAAATGAACCGCCACACCGGTTACTGGTGGGCGCCGGACGATTCGGCCATCGCCTTCGCGCGCATCGACGAAACGCCGGTGCCGGTGCAGAAGCGCTACGAGGTGTATCCGGATCGCACCGAAGTCGTCGAGCAGCGTTACCCCGCCGCCGGCGACCGCAACGTGCTGGTGAAGCTGGGCGTGATCCAGCCGGCGGCGAACGCCGCGCCGAAGTGGATCGACCTGGGCAAGGAGCAGGATATCTACCTTGCGCGCGTGGACTGGCGCGACCCGCAGCGGCTGACGTTCCAGCGCCAGTCGCGCGACCAGCACCTGCTCGAACTGATCGAAGCCGACCTCGCCAGCGGCCGCCAGCGCGTGCTGCAGAAGGAAACCAGCACGACGTGGGTGCCGCTGCACGATGACCTGCGTTTCCTCCAGGACGGCCGCATCCTGTGGAACAGCGAGCGCAGCGGTTTCGAACACCTGTACGTGCTGAGCGAGGACGGTTCGAAGGCGACTGCGCTGACGTCCGGCGAGTGGCCGGTGGACGGCGTGCTCGCGGTCGATGAAACCGCCGGTTACGTGTACTTCGCCGCGGGCAAGGATTCGCCGCTGGACGCGCAGGTGTATCGCGTGCCGCTCGCCGGCGGCGCGATCGAACGCCTGTCCAGGAGCGACGGCACGCATGCGGCGAGTTTCGCGGCCAATGCGAGCGTGTACGTCGACAACTGGTCGAGCCCGACCACGCCGCCGCAGCTGGAGCTGTTCCGCAACGACGGCACGCGCATCGCCGCGCTGCTGAAGAACGACGTCGCCGACCCGCAGCATCCGTACGCCAGGTACGCGGGCGCGCATCGCCCGATCGAGTTCGGCACGATCCAGGCCGCCGACGGCAAGACGCCGCTGCACTACAGCCTGATCAAGCCCGCCGGCTTCGATGCGGGCAAGCGCTATCCCGTCGTGGTGATGGTGTACGGCGGCCCCGCCTCGCAGACGGTGAAGCGCACCTGGGCGCCGGACTTCAACCAGTACCTGGCGCAGCACGGCTTCGTGGTGTTCTCGCTCGACAACCGCGGCACGCCACGACGCGGCGCGGCGTTCGGCGGCGCGCTGTACGGCAAGCAGGGCACGGTGGAAGTCGCCGACCAGCTGCGCGGCGTGGAATGGCTGAAGTCGCAGCCGTGGATCGACGGCTCGCGCATCGGCGTGTACGGCTGGTCCAACGGCGGCTACATGACGCTGATGCTGCTGGCGAAGGCCTCGAACCAGTACGCCTGCGGCGTCGCCGGCGCGCCGGTCACCGACTGGGCGCTGTACGACACGCATTACACCGAACGCTACATGGGCCTGCCGAAGGCGAACGTCGCCGGCTACCAGGAAGCGCGCGTGCTCGAACACATCGACGGCCTCACCTCGAAGCTGCTGCTGATCCACGGCATGGCCGACGACAACGTGCTGTTCACCAACTCCACCGCGCTGATGAGCGCGTTGCAGAAGCGCGGCCAGCCGTTCGAACTGATGACCTACCCGGGCGCGAAGCACGGCCTGAAAGGCGCCGACAACCTGCACCGCCTGCGCCTGACGGAGAACTTCTTCGACCGGTGTTTGAAGCCGTAA
- a CDS encoding TIGR00645 family protein has translation MSDPRPAPMNPLPALIFSSRWLQLPLYLGLILAQGVYVVLFLKELWHLILHATQWTEQQIMLMVLGLIDVVMISNLLVMVIVGGYETFVSRLRLEGHPDQPEWLSHVNASVLKVKLAMAIIGISSIHLLKTFIAIGSLGSANSTYTTDGVMWQTIIHCVFILSAIGIAYTDKLMAQAVVKHKAH, from the coding sequence ATGTCCGATCCGCGTCCCGCCCCGATGAACCCGCTTCCGGCCCTGATCTTCTCCTCGCGCTGGCTGCAGTTGCCGCTGTACCTGGGGCTGATCCTCGCGCAGGGCGTGTACGTGGTGCTGTTCCTGAAGGAGCTGTGGCACCTGATCCTGCACGCCACGCAGTGGACCGAGCAGCAGATCATGCTGATGGTGCTGGGCCTGATCGACGTGGTGATGATCTCCAACCTGCTGGTGATGGTGATCGTCGGCGGCTACGAGACCTTCGTCTCGCGCCTGCGGCTGGAAGGCCACCCCGACCAGCCCGAATGGCTGAGCCACGTCAACGCGAGCGTGCTGAAGGTGAAGCTGGCGATGGCGATCATCGGCATCTCCTCGATCCACCTGCTCAAGACGTTCATCGCCATCGGCAGCCTGGGTTCGGCGAACAGTACGTACACCACCGACGGCGTGATGTGGCAGACGATCATCCACTGCGTGTTCATCCTGTCCGCCATCGGCATCGCGTACACCGACAAGCTGATGGCGCAGGCGGTGGTGAAGCACAAGGCGCATTGA
- a CDS encoding DUF885 domain-containing protein, which produces MTKPLTLAIALSLTLAIGAPLLAHAAQPAAKPAATKPAAAKPAPAWVAKSNEYADILVKAQAEFAPEGMSFLGVPGYDERVADFKPQNAERFRAATAKARNELKAKLATERDPNVRQDLEIMIQAADDNILTSELTQRLMLPWSDVAQTMFGGLQSLLSDQTPPERRAKALERLQNYVGQGAEKTPVTELAMARYTEAAANAKLVPPTKLEVEQALTNIATYADGIRKLFAKYKVEGAQPALAAMDTQLKAYGDWARANVLPNARTDTKLPPEMYANSLKQYGIDIDPKVLLRRAQVEFMETRAAAQQLAPLVAKANDLDVANPRDYVAVINALKKRNMPNDQLEARYRAVIDQIDPIIRKEKIVDVPNRPMVMRLGSEAESAQTSAPHFLPAPLIGNTGQQGQFILPVSVPTTDGKALQYDDFNFDAVRWTLSAHEGRPGHELQFTAMVERGVSLARTMFAFNSVNVEGWALYAEAEMVPYEPLDGQLIALQFRLMRAARAMLDPMLNLGMIDREAAGKILREKVGLSEAMTKQELDRYTFNTPGQAGSYFYGYTRILELRMETEIALGDKFDRLAFNNFLLDQGLLPPDLLAKAVREQFIPAQLKK; this is translated from the coding sequence ATGACCAAGCCGCTGACCCTCGCGATTGCCCTGTCCCTCACCCTCGCCATCGGCGCGCCGCTGCTCGCCCACGCCGCGCAGCCGGCCGCCAAGCCCGCCGCGACGAAGCCCGCCGCCGCCAAACCTGCACCGGCGTGGGTGGCCAAGAGCAACGAATACGCCGACATCCTGGTGAAGGCGCAGGCCGAGTTCGCGCCGGAGGGCATGTCGTTCCTCGGCGTGCCGGGCTACGACGAGCGCGTCGCCGACTTCAAGCCGCAGAACGCGGAGCGCTTCCGCGCCGCGACGGCGAAGGCACGTAACGAGCTGAAGGCGAAGCTCGCCACCGAACGCGACCCCAACGTGCGCCAGGACCTGGAAATCATGATCCAGGCCGCCGACGACAACATCCTCACCAGCGAACTCACGCAGCGCCTGATGCTGCCGTGGAGCGACGTCGCGCAGACGATGTTCGGCGGCCTGCAGTCGCTGCTGTCGGACCAGACGCCGCCGGAGCGTCGCGCGAAGGCGCTGGAACGCCTGCAGAACTACGTCGGCCAGGGCGCCGAGAAGACGCCGGTGACCGAACTGGCGATGGCGCGCTACACCGAAGCCGCAGCGAATGCGAAGCTCGTGCCGCCGACGAAGCTCGAAGTCGAGCAGGCGCTGACCAACATCGCCACCTACGCCGACGGCATCCGCAAGCTGTTCGCCAAGTACAAGGTCGAAGGCGCGCAGCCCGCGCTCGCCGCCATGGACACGCAGCTCAAGGCGTACGGCGACTGGGCGCGCGCGAACGTGCTGCCCAACGCGCGCACCGACACGAAGCTGCCGCCGGAGATGTACGCCAACAGCCTCAAGCAGTACGGCATCGACATCGATCCCAAGGTGCTGCTCCGCCGCGCGCAGGTCGAGTTCATGGAGACGCGCGCGGCCGCGCAGCAGCTCGCGCCGCTGGTGGCGAAGGCGAACGACCTCGACGTCGCCAACCCGCGCGACTACGTGGCCGTCATCAACGCGCTGAAGAAGCGCAACATGCCCAACGACCAGCTGGAAGCGCGCTATCGCGCGGTGATCGACCAGATCGATCCGATCATCCGCAAGGAGAAGATCGTCGACGTGCCGAACCGCCCGATGGTGATGCGTTTGGGGTCCGAAGCCGAATCGGCGCAGACCTCGGCACCGCATTTCCTGCCGGCGCCGTTGATCGGCAACACCGGCCAGCAGGGCCAGTTCATCCTGCCGGTGTCCGTGCCCACCACCGATGGCAAGGCGCTGCAGTACGACGACTTCAACTTCGATGCGGTGCGCTGGACGCTGTCCGCGCACGAGGGCCGCCCAGGCCACGAGCTGCAGTTCACCGCGATGGTCGAGCGCGGCGTCTCGCTGGCGCGCACGATGTTCGCGTTCAATTCGGTCAACGTGGAAGGCTGGGCGCTGTACGCCGAAGCCGAAATGGTGCCGTACGAACCGCTCGACGGGCAGTTGATCGCGCTGCAGTTCCGCCTGATGCGCGCGGCGCGCGCGATGCTCGATCCGATGCTGAACCTGGGCATGATCGATCGCGAAGCCGCCGGGAAGATCCTGCGCGAGAAGGTCGGGCTGTCCGAAGCGATGACCAAGCAGGAACTGGATCGCTACACCTTCAATACGCCGGGCCAGGCGGGCAGCTATTTCTACGGCTACACCCGCATCCTCGAACTGCGCATGGAGACCGAGATCGCGCTGGGCGACAAGTTCGACCGCCTCGCGTTCAACAACTTCCTGCTCGACCAGGGCCTGCTCCCGCCGGACCTGCTGGCGAAGGCGGTGCGCGAGCAGTTCATTCCGGCGCAGTTGAAGAAGTAA